Proteins encoded by one window of Flavobacterium sp. N502540:
- a CDS encoding ArsR/SmtB family transcription factor, producing MRRDIFQAIADPTRRSILTLIAVQAMTPNAIAENFNASRQSVSKHLRILVECDLLKQEQQGREIYYSLEIEKMKEIDQWLVQFREIWETKFNQLDELLVTLKKQNK from the coding sequence ATGAGACGTGACATTTTTCAGGCCATAGCCGACCCGACAAGAAGGTCAATTCTAACTCTTATCGCTGTACAGGCAATGACACCAAATGCCATCGCAGAGAACTTCAATGCCTCCCGACAATCAGTTTCGAAACACCTTCGCATACTGGTAGAATGCGATTTACTTAAACAGGAACAGCAAGGCCGGGAAATTTATTATTCGCTTGAAATTGAAAAAATGAAAGAGATTGATCAATGGTTAGTCCAATTCAGGGAAATCTGGGAAACCAAGTTCAATCAGCTTGACGAACTATTAGTAACGCTTAAAAAACAGAACAAATGA
- a CDS encoding SRPBCC family protein, translating into MKNDLQFDFTVDKATKTVIINREFNAELPLVWDAFTKPELLDQWVAPKPWSSKTKHMTFEVGGRRFYAMVSPEGFERWAVQEYTSITPKTNFKMFNTFADQNENRELPGSNWDHSFSEQNGITKVSITIVNESLERLEKMIEMGFEQGFKMSIDNLEQLLKTLSE; encoded by the coding sequence ATGAAAAACGATTTGCAATTTGATTTTACCGTAGACAAAGCCACCAAAACGGTAATCATAAACCGAGAATTTAATGCAGAACTTCCGCTGGTTTGGGATGCTTTTACAAAACCGGAACTTCTGGATCAATGGGTAGCTCCAAAGCCCTGGTCGTCTAAAACCAAACACATGACTTTTGAAGTTGGCGGGCGCAGATTCTACGCCATGGTAAGCCCCGAAGGATTCGAACGCTGGGCGGTTCAGGAATACACTTCGATTACGCCAAAGACGAATTTTAAGATGTTCAATACTTTTGCAGACCAAAATGAAAACCGCGAACTGCCGGGCTCCAACTGGGATCATAGCTTTAGCGAACAAAACGGCATTACCAAGGTGAGCATCACCATTGTAAATGAATCTTTGGAACGTCTGGAAAAAATGATTGAAATGGGCTTCGAACAAGGTTTCAAAATGAGCATCGACAACCTGGAACAATTACTAAAAACTTTATCAGAATAA
- a CDS encoding helix-turn-helix domain-containing protein translates to MVSIKTFDQATDLEQPRRVLKYVLVYCTSGSTIISIDENEFTLTENAVITITSGQIHYFKNIGNATGFILEFTYNFFCKDDTDMELIFHNGLFCHFAMNEMIVVDNSSFVIQELETIGKELLQMPYQYLTSIHSRIELILIEINRTKINRGDEIYKPDALFLHFLETILQNFDKNLSVNEIAVLIGTTESKLNELSKLHTNKTAQNVIFGLIISEAKRLFTYEKLSVKEVAYALGFNDPFYFSNFFKKHTNTSPKAYKENTAHS, encoded by the coding sequence ATGGTTTCGATAAAAACATTTGATCAGGCGACAGATTTAGAACAGCCCAGACGCGTTTTAAAATATGTACTTGTGTATTGCACTTCGGGTTCGACTATTATTTCTATAGATGAAAATGAATTTACCTTAACCGAAAATGCTGTAATCACCATTACTTCCGGTCAGATTCATTATTTTAAAAACATCGGGAATGCAACGGGATTTATTTTAGAATTTACCTATAATTTTTTCTGCAAAGACGATACGGATATGGAATTGATTTTCCATAACGGACTGTTTTGTCACTTTGCCATGAATGAAATGATTGTGGTGGACAATAGCTCGTTTGTTATTCAGGAATTAGAAACGATAGGCAAAGAATTACTACAAATGCCTTATCAATACCTCACCTCTATTCACAGCCGTATTGAATTGATATTGATTGAAATCAACCGAACCAAAATTAATCGAGGGGATGAAATCTACAAACCCGATGCACTGTTTCTTCACTTTCTGGAAACGATTTTACAAAACTTCGACAAAAACCTTTCTGTAAACGAAATCGCTGTTCTGATCGGTACAACAGAATCAAAACTAAACGAACTTTCAAAACTGCATACCAATAAAACGGCTCAAAATGTAATTTTTGGTTTAATCATTTCCGAAGCCAAACGTCTTTTTACCTACGAGAAACTATCGGTAAAAGAAGTCGCTTATGCTTTAGGGTTTAATGATCCTTTTTACTTTTCTAATTTCTTCAAAAAACACACCAACACTTCCCCAAAAGCCTATAAAGAAAATACTGCACATTCGTAA
- a CDS encoding MauE/DoxX family redox-associated membrane protein: MKKNQKYAVLLLRVALAAGFLSAVSSRLGLWGTQSSGWENFLAYTEQVNSFVPKNWIPTIAIASTILETLLALLLLIGYHTKFSAVGGALLTFGFALAMTYSFGVKEPLDYSVFTFSMAAFLLSTVEKYHWSLDEILSKNKPN, from the coding sequence ATGAAAAAAAATCAGAAATATGCCGTTTTGCTTTTGCGGGTTGCCTTAGCAGCAGGTTTTTTATCCGCCGTTTCAAGTCGGTTAGGATTGTGGGGCACACAATCTTCGGGTTGGGAAAACTTTCTAGCCTATACCGAACAAGTCAATTCTTTTGTTCCTAAAAACTGGATTCCAACTATTGCTATTGCATCGACAATTTTGGAAACACTATTGGCTTTACTCCTGCTCATTGGCTATCACACTAAATTTTCGGCTGTTGGCGGTGCCCTATTAACTTTTGGCTTTGCACTTGCCATGACTTATTCTTTTGGAGTAAAAGAGCCTTTAGATTATTCTGTATTTACCTTTTCTATGGCCGCTTTTCTTTTGTCAACTGTAGAAAAATACCACTGGAGTTTAGATGAAATCCTTTCGAAAAATAAACCAAACTAA
- a CDS encoding cupin domain-containing protein, whose protein sequence is MEKQITRSNEKDWKLLIEEGVKTDGIFAKSLYFDPTTNRPTVFLLKFEAGASYPNHVHPAGEEIYVLEGEVRSGKDELKTGDYMYMPPGSSHSVFSKTGCVLLFKVPEEVVILK, encoded by the coding sequence ATGGAAAAACAAATCACAAGAAGCAACGAAAAAGACTGGAAACTTCTAATTGAAGAAGGCGTAAAAACGGATGGTATCTTTGCCAAATCCTTATACTTTGACCCCACTACAAACAGACCCACTGTTTTTTTACTAAAATTTGAAGCGGGTGCTTCGTATCCTAATCACGTTCATCCTGCGGGAGAAGAAATTTATGTACTTGAAGGCGAAGTCCGCTCCGGAAAAGACGAATTGAAAACGGGCGATTATATGTACATGCCACCGGGAAGCAGTCACTCTGTATTTTCTAAAACCGGCTGTGTGTTACTGTTTAAGGTGCCTGAGGAAGTTGTAATACTTAAATAA
- a CDS encoding bifunctional helix-turn-helix transcriptional regulator/GNAT family N-acetyltransferase, translated as MVLEQSKSLVLGNLLQRLNENLRKEAQLFYKSQNIDFEPKWFPVVYVLSQKKAISVVELSQEIGYSHPTTISLLKELEKKELIGSAKDAKDERKRLITLTDKANEMIDQLQPLWQIMTEALIELTDTENNLFKAIHEVTQNLKTKNLFDRMTTIKEMKSESAQKSTGNTVKVEKIEDDKLIEIAFAIRRQVFVEEQNVSQERESMDDEEAVHYLATVNGLPAGAARYRQMEKGFKIERIAVLNTYRGKRIGEAILQKILADLKDEEKIYLYAQVNASRFYIKNGFKQTDNFFLDAGIEHVEMDYVKK; from the coding sequence ATGGTATTAGAGCAATCAAAATCATTGGTATTGGGAAATCTTTTGCAGCGTTTGAATGAGAACCTGAGGAAAGAAGCGCAGTTATTCTACAAAAGTCAGAACATCGATTTTGAACCTAAATGGTTTCCGGTGGTGTATGTGCTTTCGCAGAAAAAGGCTATTAGTGTTGTCGAACTCTCACAGGAAATTGGCTACTCTCACCCCACTACTATTTCGTTATTGAAAGAACTGGAAAAAAAAGAACTGATTGGTTCAGCGAAAGACGCCAAAGATGAAAGGAAACGCCTGATTACCCTTACGGACAAAGCCAACGAGATGATCGATCAATTACAGCCTTTATGGCAAATCATGACCGAAGCGCTGATTGAACTCACTGATACCGAAAATAATTTGTTTAAAGCCATACACGAAGTAACCCAGAATTTAAAAACTAAAAATCTTTTTGACCGAATGACCACTATTAAAGAAATGAAGAGCGAATCTGCTCAAAAATCAACAGGAAATACTGTAAAAGTTGAGAAGATTGAGGACGATAAATTAATAGAAATTGCTTTTGCCATTCGTCGTCAAGTATTTGTTGAAGAACAAAATGTATCGCAGGAACGCGAATCTATGGACGACGAAGAAGCTGTTCACTATCTCGCAACTGTTAATGGCTTACCGGCCGGAGCAGCACGCTACCGCCAAATGGAAAAGGGTTTTAAAATTGAACGCATTGCCGTTTTGAATACTTATCGCGGGAAACGAATTGGAGAGGCAATTTTGCAAAAAATCTTAGCGGATTTAAAAGATGAGGAAAAGATCTATTTGTACGCACAAGTCAATGCAAGTCGTTTTTACATCAAAAACGGATTTAAACAAACCGATAATTTTTTCCTGGATGCAGGAATCGAGCATGTCGAAATGGATTATGTAAAAAAGTGA